Proteins found in one Terribacillus sp. DMT04 genomic segment:
- a CDS encoding VWA domain-containing protein: MKPSTLKQILLLTDGCSNRGEDPSAVAALAYAQHITVNVIGILEEGQTEQSLSLAEVENIAKAGGGVSQLIYKQALTETVQMVTKQAMTQTIEGVVNQELKQILGKGHTLDDLPPEKRGDVLEVVEEISETANLEVLILVDTSASMHHKLPVVKEALIDLSISMNARQGQNKFAIFGFPGKREAAVKIMDWTERLENVSSVFPKLATGGVTPTGPALREALHEFSRQSLQRSTANDRISEYEEFGN, translated from the coding sequence ATGAAACCAAGCACGCTCAAACAGATCCTGTTACTTACAGATGGATGCTCCAACCGCGGGGAAGACCCTTCAGCTGTCGCAGCCTTAGCTTATGCGCAGCATATAACCGTTAATGTAATTGGCATTTTAGAAGAAGGGCAGACAGAGCAGTCGCTCAGTTTAGCTGAAGTAGAGAACATCGCTAAAGCTGGAGGCGGTGTCAGCCAGCTAATTTACAAACAAGCGCTGACAGAGACTGTTCAGATGGTTACCAAACAGGCGATGACACAAACAATTGAAGGAGTTGTCAATCAAGAGCTTAAGCAAATTCTTGGTAAGGGTCATACATTAGATGATTTACCGCCAGAGAAACGCGGTGATGTACTGGAAGTGGTCGAGGAGATTAGTGAGACAGCGAATTTGGAAGTTTTAATCCTTGTCGACACAAGTGCCAGCATGCATCATAAGCTTCCAGTCGTCAAAGAAGCGTTAATTGATCTTTCGATAAGTATGAACGCGCGGCAAGGGCAAAATAAATTTGCTATCTTCGGTTTCCCTGGGAAAAGAGAAGCAGCTGTAAAAATTATGGACTGGACCGAACGGCTGGAGAATGTTTCATCTGTGTTTCCTAAGCTGGCAACGGGCGGCGTGACACCGACTGGTCCAGCGCTTCGGGAAGCACTACATGAATTCAGCCGTCAATCGCTGCAAAGGAGCACAGCCAATGACAGAATCTCCGAATATGAAGAGTTCGGCAACTGA
- a CDS encoding protein kinase family protein, with product MTESPNMKSSATDLRSGIRLTGKWHNGTYPLIRKLGSGAIGSVYLTERNGDPAALKISDKRTSITMEVNVLQSLKKVQGHFLGPCLLETDDYSSPSGKLYTFYVMEYIQGSRLDDYVKKKGSEWLPVLLLGLLEDLGHLHHAGWVFGDLKLDNLVVSDNPIRLRWVDVGGTTQVGRAIKEYTEFYDRGHWGMGSRKAEPSYDLFALAMTALEIIHGSRFKKGETPKVTLKKALTRAGHLRPILEKALAGKYPSSIAMKQDMMKLLMKQNIPAAVSNQVPPARRSRRKVGIGECLLLSGYGFVCYVLYLLQ from the coding sequence ATGACAGAATCTCCGAATATGAAGAGTTCGGCAACTGATTTGCGATCTGGTATTCGCTTAACAGGCAAGTGGCATAATGGGACTTATCCGCTTATCCGCAAACTCGGAAGTGGGGCGATTGGATCTGTCTACCTTACAGAGAGAAATGGTGATCCAGCTGCCTTGAAGATCAGTGATAAGCGAACCTCAATAACAATGGAAGTGAATGTGCTGCAATCACTGAAAAAGGTCCAGGGTCATTTCCTCGGACCTTGTTTGCTTGAAACAGATGACTATAGCAGTCCTAGCGGGAAACTATATACTTTTTATGTTATGGAATATATACAAGGAAGCAGATTAGATGACTACGTTAAAAAGAAAGGATCGGAATGGCTGCCGGTGCTCTTGCTTGGACTGCTCGAGGATCTCGGCCATCTTCACCATGCAGGCTGGGTATTTGGCGATTTGAAATTGGATAACCTAGTTGTGAGCGATAACCCAATTCGGCTTCGATGGGTCGATGTAGGAGGCACTACCCAAGTGGGGCGTGCGATTAAGGAATATACGGAATTCTACGATCGCGGTCACTGGGGGATGGGAAGCAGAAAAGCAGAACCAAGCTATGATTTATTTGCACTTGCGATGACAGCATTAGAAATAATACACGGAAGCAGATTTAAAAAAGGGGAAACGCCAAAAGTGACATTGAAGAAGGCTTTAACCCGCGCTGGTCATTTGCGGCCAATACTTGAAAAAGCCTTGGCAGGAAAGTACCCATCCAGTATCGCAATGAAGCAAGATATGATGAAATTACTTATGAAGCAAAATATTCCCGCAGCGGTATCAAACCAAGTGCCGCCTGCAAGGCGATCCAGACGCAAAGTGGGAATTGGGGAATGTTTGTTATTAAGTGGTTACGGCTTTGTTTGTTATGTGCTTTACTTGCTGCAATAA
- the tilS gene encoding tRNA lysidine(34) synthetase TilS gives MEQTMTAFMDKHGLWKENTTILVGVSGGPDSMALLHFLKEQKKRRGWKIVALSVDHGLRGTESRADAEFVREVCETWGVLSHIVTVDVPAWKIAHQQSTQVAAREVRYRYFEEQMRHYQADSLFLAHHGDDQAETIMMRMARGANPAAVSGMAVRRNFASGELIRPMLACSKEQIQQYCERYEVPFRIDPSNASVDYTRNYFRHRVLQPIKEVYPSFHQHAQRFSEALKADEAYLAEQAAEMFREAVAFDPEKRAAAFEIARFCTYPIALQRRVFHLILNYLYQALPVDLHHRHEAQFFELIASSKANSSLDFPAGLQLTKSYSRLSISFRDEAKDLFHYTLHTPGCVTLPDGSLITAAFTPHQTEENPYTFVVPLEDITLPLKVRTRKNGDKMKLRGMRGTKKVKDIFIDGKIPALQRQDWPIVEDATGTILWLIGLRKGETCRTTGKTGNYLCLCYQAKNGEQTGGPGNA, from the coding sequence ATGGAACAAACGATGACAGCATTTATGGATAAACATGGGTTGTGGAAAGAGAACACAACAATTTTGGTAGGTGTTTCTGGAGGACCTGACTCAATGGCGCTGCTTCATTTCTTGAAGGAACAAAAGAAACGCAGAGGATGGAAGATAGTAGCTTTAAGTGTCGATCACGGACTGAGGGGGACAGAATCGAGAGCTGATGCTGAATTCGTAAGGGAAGTGTGTGAAACATGGGGCGTTTTGTCTCACATCGTTACAGTGGATGTTCCGGCTTGGAAGATAGCACACCAGCAGAGCACACAGGTTGCAGCAAGGGAAGTGCGTTATCGGTATTTTGAGGAGCAAATGAGACACTATCAAGCAGACAGCTTGTTTTTGGCCCATCATGGTGATGATCAAGCAGAAACAATCATGATGCGTATGGCACGGGGAGCAAATCCTGCTGCTGTCAGCGGAATGGCTGTCAGACGAAACTTTGCCAGCGGTGAACTGATTCGCCCAATGCTAGCTTGCAGTAAGGAACAAATTCAACAATATTGTGAACGATACGAAGTTCCTTTTCGAATTGACCCTTCCAATGCAAGTGTGGATTACACACGAAACTATTTCCGGCACCGTGTTCTTCAACCCATCAAGGAAGTTTATCCAAGCTTCCATCAGCATGCTCAACGCTTTAGTGAAGCGCTTAAAGCGGACGAAGCATATCTTGCTGAACAAGCTGCTGAGATGTTCCGGGAAGCAGTAGCGTTCGACCCAGAGAAACGGGCGGCAGCCTTTGAGATTGCTCGTTTTTGTACATACCCGATTGCTTTACAAAGAAGAGTGTTTCATCTAATATTAAATTATCTGTATCAAGCGCTTCCGGTGGACTTACACCATCGGCACGAAGCGCAGTTTTTTGAACTGATAGCTAGCTCTAAAGCAAATAGCTCTTTAGATTTTCCGGCAGGATTACAACTGACAAAGTCTTACAGCCGATTATCGATTTCTTTTCGAGATGAGGCGAAAGATTTATTCCACTATACATTACACACTCCCGGATGCGTCACGTTACCTGATGGATCATTAATAACGGCTGCTTTTACCCCTCACCAAACAGAAGAAAATCCCTATACCTTTGTGGTTCCGCTTGAAGACATTACACTGCCTTTAAAAGTACGGACAAGGAAAAATGGCGATAAAATGAAGCTGCGCGGAATGAGAGGGACCAAAAAAGTAAAAGATATTTTCATTGATGGAAAAATTCCTGCGCTCCAAAGGCAGGATTGGCCGATTGTGGAGGATGCGACTGGCACTATTTTGTGGCTTATCGGTTTGAGAAAAGGGGAAACATGCAGAACAACAGGAAAGACAGGCAATTATTTATGTCTGTGTTACCAAGCGAAAAATGGGGAACAAACAGGAGGACCAGGCAATGCATGA
- the hpt gene encoding hypoxanthine phosphoribosyltransferase, with protein MHDEIEKVLISKEEIDAKCAEIGKQLTEEYKDSFPLAIGVLKGALPFMSDVIRHMDTHLEMDFMDVSSYGGGMTSSGEVKIVKDLDTKVEGRDLLIIEDIIDSGLTLSYLVDLFKYRKAKSIKIVTLLDKPSGRTAKIQADLVGFHVPNEFVVGYGLDYQEKYRNLPYIGVLKPEVYGGVRAE; from the coding sequence ATGCATGATGAGATTGAGAAAGTACTGATATCTAAGGAAGAGATTGACGCGAAATGTGCGGAAATCGGAAAGCAGCTTACCGAGGAGTACAAGGATTCCTTCCCGTTGGCAATCGGCGTATTAAAAGGCGCTCTTCCATTTATGTCTGACGTAATCCGTCACATGGACACGCACTTGGAAATGGACTTTATGGACGTATCCAGCTATGGAGGCGGCATGACATCTTCTGGTGAAGTGAAAATCGTCAAGGATTTGGACACAAAAGTAGAAGGCAGAGACCTTCTGATTATTGAGGATATCATCGATAGCGGACTTACATTGAGCTATCTGGTGGATCTGTTCAAATACCGAAAAGCAAAATCGATCAAGATTGTAACATTGCTTGACAAACCTTCGGGCCGCACGGCAAAAATTCAAGCGGACTTGGTTGGATTCCATGTACCAAATGAATTTGTAGTAGGTTACGGATTAGATTATCAAGAGAAATATCGTAACTTGCCATATATCGGTGTTTTAAAACCAGAAGTATATGGCGGTGTCCGTGCTGAATAA
- the ftsH gene encoding ATP-dependent zinc metalloprotease FtsH translates to MSKVFRNILMVIIIFVVIIGVINLFQNQSNETEQYDINQFRTTLESGDIKSMTVQPTNNIITITGETEDNTQFQTEVPQNEQLMGEIINAAQEQNIGEFNADEEPQPSFWQTLLSTLFPVLLIILVFLFFMSQAQGGGSRVMNFGKSKAKMYSEEKKKVKFRDVAGADEEKQELVEVVDFLKDPRKFSAVGARIPKGVLLVGPPGTGKTLLARAVAGEAGVPFFSISGSDFVEMFVGVGASRVRDLFENAKKNAPCIIFIDEIDAVGRQRGAGLGGGHDEREQTLNQLLVEMDGFGANEGIIIIAATNRADILDPALLRPGRFDRQITVDRPDLGGREAVLQVHARNKPLDESVNLRTIAMRTPGFSGADLENLLNEAALVAARNDRKEIIMDDVDEAIDRVIAGPAKKSRVISKKERNIVAYHESGHTIIGMVLDDADMVHKVTIVPRGQAGGYAVMLPREDRYFMTKPELLDKITGLLGGRVAEEVIFGEVSTGAHNDFQRATNIARKMVTEYGMSDKIGPLQFTSSGGNVFLGRDIQNEQTYSDAIAYEIDQEVQSFINQCYARAKDILTENKAKLELIAQTLLDIETLDALQIQTLFDKGRLPTEEELAEERSKSNKKTSLMKDEDDDVTVTIQPQEDKEVTVDDNAIDENTPAPREQSGIPEDEPSQDNGSDDRPRS, encoded by the coding sequence ATGAGCAAAGTGTTTCGTAATATCCTAATGGTTATAATTATATTTGTAGTCATTATCGGTGTGATCAACTTATTCCAGAACCAGTCTAATGAAACCGAACAGTATGATATTAATCAGTTCAGAACCACGCTTGAGAGTGGTGACATAAAAAGTATGACCGTCCAGCCTACTAATAATATCATTACGATTACAGGTGAGACGGAAGACAATACGCAGTTCCAAACTGAGGTTCCTCAGAATGAGCAGCTGATGGGTGAAATCATTAACGCAGCTCAGGAACAAAATATTGGTGAATTTAATGCAGATGAAGAGCCGCAGCCAAGCTTCTGGCAGACGCTGCTGTCTACACTATTCCCTGTATTGCTGATCATCTTGGTATTCCTATTCTTCATGAGCCAAGCACAAGGCGGAGGCAGCCGAGTAATGAACTTCGGTAAGAGCAAAGCCAAAATGTACAGCGAAGAGAAGAAGAAAGTGAAATTCCGTGATGTAGCAGGTGCTGATGAAGAGAAGCAGGAGCTTGTGGAAGTAGTTGATTTCCTTAAAGATCCGCGTAAATTCTCCGCAGTTGGTGCCCGTATACCGAAGGGTGTTCTTCTTGTAGGACCTCCGGGTACAGGTAAAACATTGCTAGCCCGTGCAGTAGCAGGGGAAGCTGGCGTTCCATTCTTCTCTATAAGTGGTTCGGACTTCGTAGAGATGTTTGTGGGTGTCGGTGCATCCCGTGTTCGTGATTTGTTTGAAAATGCGAAGAAAAATGCACCATGTATCATTTTCATCGATGAGATTGATGCAGTTGGACGTCAGCGTGGCGCTGGATTAGGCGGCGGACATGATGAGCGTGAACAGACATTAAACCAGCTTCTAGTTGAAATGGATGGTTTCGGTGCTAATGAAGGAATCATCATCATTGCGGCAACAAACCGTGCTGATATCTTGGATCCAGCCTTGCTTCGTCCAGGACGTTTTGATCGTCAGATTACAGTTGACAGACCTGATCTAGGCGGACGTGAAGCGGTATTGCAAGTACATGCCCGTAATAAACCGCTTGATGAGTCGGTTAATCTGCGTACGATTGCGATGCGTACACCAGGTTTCTCCGGAGCAGATTTGGAGAACTTGCTGAATGAAGCTGCACTTGTAGCTGCTCGTAATGACCGCAAAGAAATTATAATGGATGACGTCGATGAAGCAATCGATCGCGTCATTGCAGGTCCGGCGAAGAAGAGCCGCGTTATTTCTAAGAAAGAGCGCAATATTGTTGCTTATCATGAGAGCGGACATACTATTATCGGTATGGTGCTTGATGATGCAGATATGGTGCATAAAGTTACCATCGTCCCTCGCGGCCAAGCAGGCGGATATGCTGTTATGCTGCCGAGAGAAGATCGCTACTTTATGACGAAGCCAGAATTGCTTGATAAGATTACTGGATTACTTGGAGGGCGCGTCGCGGAGGAAGTTATCTTCGGTGAAGTAAGTACTGGAGCACATAATGACTTCCAGCGAGCAACAAACATTGCTCGTAAGATGGTCACAGAGTACGGTATGAGTGATAAGATTGGACCGCTTCAGTTTACAAGCAGCGGCGGAAATGTCTTCCTTGGCCGTGATATTCAGAACGAACAAACATACAGTGATGCAATCGCTTATGAAATTGATCAAGAAGTACAAAGCTTCATCAATCAGTGTTATGCAAGAGCGAAGGATATTCTCACAGAGAATAAAGCGAAGCTGGAACTTATTGCACAAACATTGCTTGATATTGAAACATTGGATGCACTGCAAATCCAAACGCTATTCGATAAAGGGCGTCTTCCAACAGAGGAAGAGCTTGCTGAAGAGCGCAGCAAGTCGAATAAAAAAACAAGCCTGATGAAAGATGAGGATGACGACGTAACTGTTACCATCCAGCCGCAGGAAGACAAGGAAGTAACAGTCGATGACAATGCCATCGATGAAAATACTCCTGCTCCTCGGGAACAATCAGGAATTCCAGAAGATGAACCGAGCCAAGATAATGGTTCGGATGATCGTCCAAGATCATAA
- the hslO gene encoding Hsp33 family molecular chaperone HslO, whose amino-acid sequence MGDYLIKATGFNGNIRAYAIQSTELVEEARRRHDTYATASAALGRTLTISAMMGTMLKGQDKLTVKIEGDGPVGPIIVDSNAKGEVRGYITNPHVDFELNSLGKLDVSRAVGTVGTLSVAKDLGLKDMFTGQVPIVSGEIGDDFTYYFANSEQVPSAVGAGVLVNPDHTILAAGGFILQVLPGASDEIISQLEERISTIAPISTLIREGNTPEQILEKLIGEENLHFLETMPVSFTCQCSRERIQNAITSLGNDEIQAMIDEDHGAKASCHFCNETYTFSEEELTELLR is encoded by the coding sequence ATGGGTGATTATTTAATTAAAGCTACAGGATTTAACGGTAATATTCGTGCTTATGCGATTCAATCAACAGAATTAGTGGAAGAAGCGCGACGTCGTCATGATACGTATGCAACAGCTTCAGCAGCATTAGGACGTACACTGACGATCAGTGCGATGATGGGAACAATGTTAAAAGGTCAGGACAAGCTGACAGTTAAGATAGAAGGAGACGGGCCAGTCGGACCGATTATTGTAGACAGTAATGCGAAAGGAGAGGTAAGAGGGTATATTACCAATCCTCATGTTGATTTTGAGCTGAACTCTCTTGGGAAACTTGATGTATCACGTGCAGTCGGTACAGTTGGAACATTAAGTGTAGCAAAAGACCTTGGATTAAAAGATATGTTTACTGGTCAAGTACCGATTGTGTCTGGTGAGATTGGAGACGACTTTACCTATTACTTCGCTAATTCAGAACAGGTGCCTTCCGCAGTCGGTGCGGGTGTCTTAGTTAACCCAGACCACACTATCCTTGCGGCTGGCGGGTTTATTCTCCAAGTGCTTCCTGGAGCGAGTGATGAAATCATTTCGCAGCTAGAAGAGAGAATCAGTACCATCGCACCAATCTCTACGTTAATTAGAGAAGGGAATACACCTGAGCAAATTCTTGAGAAGCTGATTGGGGAAGAAAATCTTCACTTCTTGGAAACCATGCCTGTCAGCTTTACTTGTCAGTGTTCTCGTGAGCGCATTCAAAATGCAATCACAAGTCTTGGAAATGATGAAATTCAAGCGATGATTGACGAAGATCATGGCGCGAAGGCGAGCTGTCACTTCTGTAATGAGACATACACTTTCTCTGAAGAAGAACTAACAGAACTGCTCCGTTAA
- the cysK gene encoding cysteine synthase A — protein MAIASSISELIGNTPIVKLNRTADADSAEIYVKLEFQNPGGSVKDRIALAMIEDAEESGKLNAGDTIIEPTSGNTGIGLALVAAIKGYKAILVMPDTMSMERRNLLRAYGAELVLTPGAEGMKGAIQKAEELQKEHGYFMPQQFNNEANPAIHARTTGKEIASEFGGDLDAFVAGIGTGGTITGAGKVLKDLNKDIRIVAVEPTSSPVLSGGQPGPHKIQGIGAGFVPSILDTDIYTEIIQVENDEAYDTARETAANEGLLGGVSTGAAIFAAKKVAKELGPGKKVLAIVPSNGERYLSTPLYQFED, from the coding sequence ATGGCAATTGCATCATCTATTTCTGAATTGATCGGTAACACACCTATCGTCAAACTTAATCGCACGGCGGACGCAGACAGTGCTGAGATTTACGTGAAGCTTGAATTCCAGAATCCGGGCGGCTCTGTTAAAGATCGGATTGCGCTTGCAATGATTGAGGATGCAGAAGAAAGTGGCAAACTCAATGCTGGTGATACAATCATTGAACCGACAAGTGGAAACACGGGTATCGGACTTGCATTAGTGGCGGCAATAAAAGGCTATAAAGCAATTCTGGTTATGCCGGATACAATGAGTATGGAAAGGCGCAATCTGCTGCGAGCTTATGGGGCGGAACTTGTGCTTACACCTGGTGCTGAAGGAATGAAAGGTGCCATTCAGAAAGCAGAAGAATTGCAAAAAGAACATGGTTATTTCATGCCGCAACAGTTTAATAACGAAGCCAATCCTGCTATTCACGCACGTACTACTGGTAAAGAAATTGCATCTGAATTTGGCGGCGATTTAGATGCCTTTGTCGCTGGTATTGGCACAGGCGGAACAATTACAGGTGCAGGTAAAGTATTAAAAGATCTGAACAAAGACATTCGTATTGTCGCGGTGGAACCGACAAGTTCGCCAGTTCTGTCTGGCGGGCAGCCGGGACCTCATAAGATACAAGGTATTGGGGCAGGATTTGTTCCATCTATCTTGGATACAGACATCTATACGGAAATCATTCAAGTTGAGAATGATGAAGCGTATGACACAGCTAGAGAAACGGCGGCTAATGAAGGTTTGCTTGGCGGTGTTTCTACCGGAGCGGCAATCTTTGCGGCGAAGAAGGTAGCGAAGGAATTAGGGCCTGGCAAAAAGGTGTTAGCAATCGTGCCAAGTAATGGCGAACGTTACCTATCAACACCGCTTTACCAATTCGAAGATTAA